One window of Hymenobacter canadensis genomic DNA carries:
- a CDS encoding carboxypeptidase-like regulatory domain-containing protein, whose amino-acid sequence MLLRSTTLLLATLLLTSPAHAQRIALLVPKMESNGLPNTQQEFLLLGTVLTEADEPLSGATLMIAGTRQVVATDADGAFVLPVNLTAGPVQLVCAYAGREEQIVTISTKNQNNLRILLASKPAPVLPATGVVREL is encoded by the coding sequence ATGCTTCTCCGCTCTACGACTCTGCTGCTTGCCACCCTGCTGCTGACTTCGCCCGCGCACGCACAACGTATTGCCTTGCTCGTACCCAAAATGGAATCGAACGGCCTTCCTAACACGCAACAGGAATTCCTGCTGCTGGGAACCGTACTCACCGAAGCTGACGAACCGTTAAGCGGAGCGACGCTAATGATAGCCGGGACGCGGCAGGTTGTCGCGACCGACGCAGACGGCGCCTTTGTGCTGCCCGTAAATCTGACCGCCGGTCCTGTGCAGTTGGTATGTGCGTACGCCGGGCGGGAAGAGCAAATTGTCACCATCAGCACTAAAAATCAAAACAATCTGCGGATTCTATTGGCCAGCAAGCCAGCGCCTGTGCTGCCGGCAACGGGAGTCGTGCGCGAATTATAA